From a region of the Prevotella melaninogenica genome:
- a CDS encoding PorP/SprF family type IX secretion system membrane protein: protein MFKRLILIFSLACLIGNPVKAQYDPSYSHYWAMEPSFNPATVGKDNKLNIVGAYALDFVGYEHNPNTFYVGTDMPIYFMKQYHGVGISILNDKLGAYVHQRVAGQYAFRKDLWGGMLSAGVQVGMLFEKLDGSKLDPEESSDPALAQGEVNGQGLDLGVGVYYTHKNWYVGASVQHLNAPLVDLGETNELQINRTYYLTGGYNIKLRNPFLTIPTSVLGRYDGVNYRADITARLVYTHEKKVLYGGVSYSPTNSVTAMIGGTFHGINLGYSYEMYTGTAAFKNGSHGLFVSYQTDINLQKKGRNKHKSVRFL from the coding sequence GTGTTTAAACGTTTAATACTCATATTTTCACTTGCTTGTCTGATAGGAAACCCTGTCAAGGCACAGTACGATCCGTCTTATAGTCACTATTGGGCGATGGAGCCATCGTTTAATCCAGCTACAGTCGGAAAGGACAATAAACTGAATATTGTGGGTGCATACGCCCTCGACTTTGTAGGTTATGAGCACAATCCAAACACTTTCTATGTCGGCACAGACATGCCTATCTATTTTATGAAGCAATATCATGGTGTGGGCATTTCTATTTTGAATGATAAGTTAGGAGCCTATGTTCATCAGCGTGTAGCGGGGCAATATGCTTTTCGTAAGGACCTTTGGGGCGGAATGCTATCTGCAGGTGTTCAGGTGGGTATGCTTTTTGAAAAATTAGATGGCTCTAAGTTAGACCCAGAAGAGTCAAGCGACCCAGCTTTAGCACAAGGAGAAGTCAATGGTCAAGGACTCGATTTGGGTGTTGGAGTTTATTATACACATAAGAACTGGTATGTTGGTGCATCTGTTCAGCATCTCAATGCGCCCTTAGTAGATTTGGGTGAGACCAATGAATTACAGATAAATCGTACATATTATTTGACGGGTGGATACAATATTAAATTACGAAATCCGTTTCTTACTATACCGACTTCTGTCTTGGGACGGTATGACGGCGTGAATTATCGGGCTGATATCACCGCTCGGTTAGTCTATACGCACGAGAAGAAAGTACTTTATGGAGGAGTCTCTTATAGTCCAACAAACTCTGTGACAGCCATGATTGGTGGAACCTTCCACGGAATTAACTTGGGTTATAGCTATGAGATGTACACGGGTACAGCAGCTTTCAAGAATGGTAGTCATGGGCTGTTTGTCAGCTATCAAACCGATATAAACCTGCAGAAGAAAGGCAGGAACAAACATAAAAGCGTAAGATTTCTATAG
- the gldL gene encoding gliding motility protein GldL, with amino-acid sequence MTQYSKYNLIYHLQKWMDSVPGQTFLNYGYSWGASVVILGALFKLTHLPGANIMLYFGMGTEVIVFFLSAFDRPFDKTDDGRELPTHVTEELLDDNENTVEHPAVAPQAQYAAAENIAQSVQEAMPSANDIAAAVVGQQSKAIADAQQQTPEMVEAQTNYVAALQNLTEMLGKVNDQSQRLTRDSEEMENLNRTLTGIAKVYEMQLKSASQQIGTIDQINDQTRKMAQQIEQLNSIYARMIEAMTVNMRVAAPNVAPQQSAPESL; translated from the coding sequence ATGACACAGTACAGTAAATACAATCTTATATACCATCTGCAGAAGTGGATGGATAGTGTTCCTGGACAAACGTTCCTAAACTATGGTTATAGTTGGGGTGCTTCAGTGGTTATTCTTGGAGCTTTATTTAAGTTGACCCACTTGCCGGGAGCTAATATTATGCTTTACTTCGGTATGGGTACTGAGGTTATCGTGTTCTTCCTCTCGGCGTTCGACCGTCCATTTGATAAGACGGATGATGGTCGTGAACTCCCAACACATGTTACTGAGGAACTTCTTGATGACAACGAAAATACTGTAGAACACCCCGCAGTTGCGCCACAGGCACAATATGCTGCTGCAGAGAATATTGCACAGAGTGTTCAAGAGGCAATGCCTTCAGCTAATGATATCGCTGCAGCTGTTGTTGGTCAGCAGAGTAAGGCTATTGCAGATGCACAACAGCAGACACCAGAGATGGTAGAAGCACAGACAAACTATGTTGCTGCATTGCAGAATCTGACAGAGATGTTGGGCAAGGTGAACGACCAGAGTCAGCGTTTGACACGTGATAGCGAAGAGATGGAGAACCTCAATCGTACCCTCACAGGTATTGCTAAGGTTTATGAGATGCAACTTAAGAGTGCCAGCCAGCAGATTGGTACAATCGATCAGATTAATGACCAGACCCGTAAGATGGCACAGCAGATAGAGCAACTCAATAGTATCTATGCTCGAATGATTGAGGCAATGACTGTTAATATGCGTGTGGCAGCACCTAATGTTGCCCCTCAGCAGTCAGCCCCTGAAAGCTTGTAA
- a CDS encoding porin family protein: protein MKKIISLGFLALSFLISVPAHADEPLKFGVKAGLNVSDFYFESDVFSKSNQAGWFIGPTVKFTLPVVGLGMDASVLYDYRAAKLDYATMTQTVKQQQIAIPVNARYSIGLGSVASVFFFGGPQIAFNIGEKEYQWNMRSTYALKNSNFSVNLGFGVTAFKHLQVSANYNIACGKTGNATWKTATDAATSVFNKKGSRNSSWQLGLAYFF, encoded by the coding sequence ATGAAGAAAATTATTTCATTGGGTTTCTTAGCCCTATCATTTCTTATTTCTGTTCCTGCCCATGCTGATGAACCATTAAAGTTTGGTGTAAAGGCAGGACTTAATGTGAGTGATTTCTACTTTGAAAGTGATGTTTTTAGTAAATCTAATCAGGCAGGTTGGTTTATTGGTCCTACTGTGAAGTTCACCTTGCCAGTGGTAGGTTTAGGTATGGATGCTTCTGTTCTCTATGACTATCGAGCAGCCAAACTTGATTATGCTACTATGACGCAGACTGTTAAACAACAGCAGATTGCAATCCCAGTGAATGCTCGATATTCTATTGGATTAGGTAGTGTGGCAAGTGTTTTCTTCTTTGGCGGTCCTCAGATTGCGTTTAACATTGGCGAAAAGGAGTATCAGTGGAACATGAGAAGTACTTATGCTTTGAAGAATAGTAACTTCAGTGTCAACCTTGGTTTTGGTGTGACGGCATTCAAACATTTGCAGGTTAGTGCCAACTATAATATTGCTTGTGGTAAAACAGGTAATGCAACGTGGAAAACAGCAACTGATGCAGCGACGTCTGTCTTTAATAAGAAGGGTAGTCGTAATAGCTCTTGGCAGTTGGGTTTGGCTTATTTCTTCTAA
- the gldM gene encoding gliding motility protein GldM → MAIKKRKISPRQKMINLMYVVLMAMLALNISTEVLNGFSVVEESLNRTTGNSSKENDAIFGELDQMMRKNPQKVKQWFMMASTVREMSDSLYNYAQALKVAIVREADGEKGDPLNIEGKDNIEAASYIMLNPANGQGHKLYEAINSYRARILQFVTDPRQKKIIASNLSTEVPRHSMGKNWEEYMFENMPVAAAVTLLSKLQSDVRYAEGEVLHTLVANVGLKDIRVNKLQAFVVPSQTRLYPGETMTAQMFMGAVDSTQQPQVFVNGQLIKGNQITVKAGAPGKHTLNGYILIKDLTGNVLRRNFSQDYWVTGGPQPKEYISPQGMQKVPPFDGMATIAADLMNVLYAGFDNPITISIPNTSQHDVQATMSGGSLVARGGGHFIARPSAVGQPVTISVSAKGRKIGDYQFRVRKLPDPSPYIAMGADRFKSGALSKAALMSAPGIQAAIDDGLLDIPFSVTSFRVVFFDNMGNAVPLASNGASFSPQQKEQFRQLSRNKRFYITNVVVHGPDGTTRTLNGRNMEVIVR, encoded by the coding sequence ATGGCTATTAAGAAGAGAAAGATTTCCCCACGCCAGAAGATGATTAACCTTATGTACGTCGTCCTCATGGCAATGTTGGCATTGAATATCTCTACCGAGGTACTCAATGGCTTCTCTGTTGTTGAAGAGAGCTTGAACCGTACGACGGGGAATTCATCTAAGGAAAATGATGCTATCTTTGGCGAACTCGACCAAATGATGCGCAAGAATCCACAGAAGGTAAAGCAGTGGTTTATGATGGCATCTACGGTTAGAGAGATGAGTGATTCCCTCTATAACTATGCACAAGCGCTGAAAGTAGCCATCGTTCGTGAGGCTGATGGTGAGAAAGGTGACCCCTTAAACATCGAAGGAAAGGATAATATTGAGGCTGCCAGCTACATTATGTTGAATCCAGCTAATGGACAAGGGCATAAGCTTTACGAGGCTATCAATAGTTATCGAGCACGTATATTGCAGTTTGTAACAGACCCACGACAGAAGAAGATTATTGCAAGTAACCTCTCTACGGAGGTACCTCGCCATTCAATGGGTAAGAACTGGGAAGAGTATATGTTCGAAAATATGCCTGTTGCGGCAGCAGTAACGCTTCTCTCTAAGTTGCAAAGTGATGTTCGCTATGCAGAAGGTGAGGTGTTACACACCTTGGTGGCTAATGTCGGTTTAAAAGACATACGCGTTAACAAGCTTCAGGCATTTGTTGTACCAAGTCAGACACGCCTTTATCCAGGTGAGACAATGACAGCACAGATGTTTATGGGGGCTGTAGACTCTACACAACAGCCACAGGTATTTGTTAATGGACAACTTATTAAGGGCAACCAGATAACTGTGAAAGCAGGTGCACCTGGTAAACATACTTTGAATGGATACATCCTTATCAAGGACTTAACAGGTAATGTGTTGCGTAGAAACTTCTCACAAGACTATTGGGTGACGGGTGGTCCACAGCCAAAAGAGTATATCAGTCCTCAAGGAATGCAGAAGGTTCCACCTTTCGATGGAATGGCTACTATTGCAGCAGACCTGATGAACGTACTCTATGCAGGCTTTGATAACCCAATCACCATTAGTATTCCTAATACTTCTCAGCATGATGTGCAAGCTACTATGTCAGGTGGATCACTCGTAGCAAGGGGAGGTGGACATTTTATCGCACGTCCTTCAGCAGTTGGTCAGCCTGTAACTATCTCCGTATCCGCTAAGGGTCGTAAGATTGGAGACTACCAGTTCCGTGTGAGAAAATTGCCGGATCCATCGCCATATATCGCTATGGGTGCTGATAGATTTAAGAGTGGGGCCCTCTCAAAGGCAGCACTTATGTCTGCACCAGGCATTCAGGCTGCTATTGATGATGGCTTACTCGATATTCCTTTCAGTGTAACCAGTTTCCGTGTTGTCTTCTTTGATAATATGGGTAACGCTGTACCGCTTGCAAGTAATGGTGCTTCCTTCTCTCCACAGCAGAAAGAACAGTTCCGACAGTTGAGCCGTAACAAGCGATTCTATATCACAAACGTTGTCGTTCATGGACCTGATGGTACCACTCGAACGCTTAATGGAAGAAATATGGAGGTTATTGTGAGGTGA
- a CDS encoding SUMF1/EgtB/PvdO family nonheme iron enzyme, with the protein MKMKKSIVAICLGALVLGTLTGCFAGKSTASSGRGGEVTGVGGGRAFREPAPYGMTLVKRGWLRMGLEKQDSLWGKKTPVKDISVDGFWMDETEVTNSEYKQFVEWVRDSIIRTRLADPAYGGDESYMITEDKNGDPVTPHLDWNKRLPRKPNEDEQRAFESLYVTNPVTGEKSIDGRQLNYRYEIYDYTSAALRRNRLNPQERNLNTDITVDPNEVVMISKDTAYVDENGVIHNETINRPLTGPWDFLNTYIVNIYPDTTCWVNDFRNSDNEIYLRNYFSNPTYNNYPVVGVTWEQANAFCAWRTEYLLKGLGKEARYVQRYRLPTEAEWEFAARGKNQDEFPWDNQNVKNGNGCFYANFKPDRGNYTKDGNLITSKVGIYGANSNGLYDMAGNVAEWTSTIYTEAGVDAMNDLNPQLDYKAAKEDPYRLKKKSVRGGSWKDPESYIRSAWRTWEYQNQPRSYIGFRCVRSLASSSSEAAKENKKSSKKKRR; encoded by the coding sequence ATGAAAATGAAGAAAAGTATAGTTGCCATTTGTCTTGGTGCACTCGTCTTGGGAACATTGACAGGCTGTTTTGCTGGTAAGTCAACCGCGTCGTCAGGTCGTGGTGGTGAGGTCACTGGCGTTGGTGGAGGTCGTGCCTTCCGCGAACCAGCACCTTACGGCATGACACTTGTCAAGCGTGGCTGGTTAAGAATGGGTTTGGAAAAGCAGGACTCCCTATGGGGTAAGAAGACACCTGTAAAGGACATCTCTGTTGATGGATTCTGGATGGATGAAACAGAGGTAACCAATTCCGAGTATAAGCAGTTTGTAGAGTGGGTTCGTGATTCAATTATCCGTACCCGTTTGGCAGACCCTGCATATGGTGGTGATGAAAGCTATATGATTACAGAAGACAAGAATGGCGATCCTGTCACACCGCATTTGGATTGGAACAAGCGACTCCCTCGTAAGCCTAATGAGGATGAGCAGCGTGCTTTCGAAAGCCTTTATGTAACAAATCCAGTGACAGGTGAGAAGAGCATTGATGGCAGACAGTTGAACTATCGTTATGAGATTTACGATTACACATCAGCCGCTCTTCGTCGTAACCGTTTGAATCCACAGGAGCGTAATTTGAATACTGATATCACAGTCGACCCTAATGAGGTCGTGATGATATCAAAGGATACAGCTTATGTCGATGAAAACGGCGTTATTCATAACGAGACTATCAATCGTCCGTTGACAGGTCCTTGGGACTTCCTCAATACCTATATCGTTAATATCTATCCAGATACAACTTGTTGGGTGAATGACTTCCGCAATTCAGACAACGAGATTTATCTCCGTAATTACTTCAGTAATCCAACTTATAACAACTACCCTGTAGTAGGTGTAACATGGGAGCAGGCTAATGCTTTCTGTGCTTGGCGTACGGAGTATCTGCTTAAAGGCTTGGGAAAAGAGGCGCGCTATGTACAGCGTTATCGCCTTCCTACAGAGGCAGAGTGGGAGTTTGCGGCTCGTGGAAAGAATCAAGATGAGTTCCCTTGGGATAATCAAAACGTCAAGAATGGTAACGGTTGTTTCTATGCTAACTTTAAGCCAGACCGTGGAAACTATACTAAAGACGGCAACTTGATTACAAGTAAGGTTGGTATCTATGGCGCAAACTCTAATGGTCTCTATGATATGGCAGGTAATGTTGCCGAGTGGACAAGTACCATTTATACAGAGGCAGGTGTTGATGCGATGAATGATCTCAACCCACAGTTGGACTATAAAGCAGCCAAAGAAGACCCATATCGCTTGAAGAAGAAGAGTGTTCGCGGTGGTAGCTGGAAGGATCCAGAGAGCTATATCCGCAGTGCTTGGCGTACTTGGGAATATCAGAACCAACCACGTAGCTACATCGGTTTCCGTTGTGTTCGTAGTCTTGCAAGTTCTTCAAGTGAGGCAGCAAAAGAGAATAAGAAAAGCAGTAAGAAAAAGAGAAGATAA
- a CDS encoding DUF2795 domain-containing protein, translating into MYWTLELASKLEDAPWPATKDELIDYAMRSGAPLEVLENLQEIEDEGDVYDSIEDIWPDYPSKDDFLWNEDEY; encoded by the coding sequence ATGTATTGGACACTTGAATTGGCCTCTAAGCTGGAAGATGCTCCATGGCCTGCAACAAAAGATGAGCTGATTGACTATGCAATGCGATCAGGTGCACCACTTGAGGTTCTTGAGAATCTTCAAGAAATTGAAGACGAAGGAGATGTCTATGATAGTATCGAGGATATTTGGCCTGACTATCCTTCAAAGGACGATTTCTTGTGGAATGAAGACGAATATTAA
- a CDS encoding DUF1304 domain-containing protein, giving the protein MDVTFMILAILVAVEHIYIMCLETIFTKSRTTARTFNMDVEELSRPSVSTLFKNQGVYNLLLAVLILIAVWVTNDLFWARCLLTYVALVAIYGGFTSSPAIILKQGAPALVALIYSFVLL; this is encoded by the coding sequence ATGGATGTTACTTTTATGATTTTAGCTATATTGGTAGCTGTCGAACACATATATATAATGTGTCTTGAAACGATATTTACTAAATCGAGAACAACTGCGCGTACTTTTAATATGGATGTGGAGGAATTAAGTCGCCCATCTGTATCTACGTTATTTAAAAATCAAGGTGTCTATAACCTTTTATTGGCAGTGCTGATTTTAATAGCTGTTTGGGTAACGAATGATTTGTTTTGGGCGCGTTGTCTTTTGACGTATGTAGCTTTGGTGGCTATTTATGGCGGTTTTACAAGTAGTCCAGCTATTATTTTAAAGCAGGGTGCGCCTGCTTTGGTGGCATTAATATATAGTTTTGTTCTATTATAG
- the priA gene encoding replication restart helicase PriA, giving the protein MTYANIILPLPLEGYFTYGVPDALVSRVTAGVRVSVPLGKSKTYVGIVADYPVNIPSSSENDVAGGKKITYKNIIDVLDNSPVLLPQQLKLWHWISDYYMSPIGDVYKAALPSGLKEEYGYRPRTELYIRLADNLRHERTLSLMIDSMKRAAKQVEVLMAYLQLAGVDEMAEITPETVLREVTREELMNVTHASIGVIRALQDRKILVTYEKEVGRLNSGKPSHPENIKPLNEAQTEAYNQILLQMMGHRVTLLHGVTSSGKTEIYIHLIQKALNEHKQVLYLLPEIALTVQITERLKAVFGDCLGIYHSKYSDAERVEIWHKQLSDSPYDVILGARSAIFLPFHRLGLVIIDEEHEQSFKQQDPAPRYHARSAAIVLAQMYPEAKTLLGTATPSMESYYNAKQGKYGLVELTRRYKDIQLPEIEIVDIKDLYRRKMMTGPFSPRLLSAVREALGRGEQAILFQNRRGFAPMVECRQCGWVPKCPDCDVSLTYHKNMNYLSCHYCGYTMKVPEACPCCESEDIRGRGYGTEKIEDEIRYIFPEARIARMDLDTTRTRNAYERLINDFSTGKSNLLIGTQMISKGLDFDKVSVVGILNADSMLNYPDFRAYEQSFMMMSQVSGRAGRKGRQGLVILQTKSPELPVIQQVVRNDYQSFYSDLLTERLEFHYPPFYRLVYVYLKHRDENTVNSAGLELGSRLREIFSDRVLGPDKPAVARVKTLNIRKIMLKLENGIDYSRVRQYLRGALEAMLKDKRYGALQVYYDVDPL; this is encoded by the coding sequence ATGACATACGCTAATATTATTCTACCCCTTCCTCTTGAAGGCTATTTTACGTATGGTGTACCTGATGCATTGGTGTCTCGGGTGACAGCTGGTGTACGTGTGTCTGTGCCTTTGGGAAAGAGTAAGACCTATGTGGGCATTGTTGCGGACTATCCTGTAAATATACCGAGTTCATCGGAGAATGATGTTGCAGGCGGAAAGAAGATTACCTATAAGAATATCATAGATGTATTGGATAATTCTCCCGTGCTTCTCCCACAGCAGCTAAAGCTATGGCATTGGATATCCGATTACTATATGTCGCCAATTGGGGATGTCTATAAGGCGGCATTGCCGTCGGGACTGAAAGAGGAATACGGTTATCGACCACGAACAGAACTTTATATCCGGTTAGCTGACAACTTACGCCATGAAAGAACGCTCTCACTTATGATTGATTCTATGAAGCGTGCAGCGAAACAAGTGGAAGTCCTTATGGCTTATTTGCAGTTGGCTGGTGTCGATGAAATGGCAGAAATTACACCAGAGACAGTGCTGCGAGAGGTTACCAGAGAGGAGTTGATGAACGTTACTCATGCTTCTATTGGTGTTATTCGTGCCTTACAGGATCGAAAAATATTGGTTACCTATGAGAAGGAGGTCGGTAGACTGAACAGTGGAAAGCCATCACATCCAGAGAATATCAAACCTCTAAACGAAGCACAGACGGAGGCTTACAATCAGATTCTCTTGCAAATGATGGGTCATCGTGTGACACTACTACATGGCGTGACCTCTTCTGGAAAGACGGAAATATACATTCATCTCATTCAGAAAGCACTCAATGAGCATAAACAGGTGTTATACCTCTTACCAGAGATTGCCCTAACCGTACAGATAACAGAACGTCTGAAAGCCGTTTTTGGCGATTGTTTGGGAATTTATCATAGTAAGTATAGCGATGCGGAGCGTGTAGAGATATGGCATAAGCAGTTATCTGATTCGCCTTACGATGTGATTTTAGGTGCAAGAAGTGCTATTTTTCTCCCATTTCATCGATTAGGTCTTGTCATTATAGATGAAGAGCATGAGCAGAGTTTTAAGCAACAAGACCCTGCTCCTCGTTATCATGCTCGCTCGGCAGCGATTGTGTTGGCACAGATGTATCCTGAGGCAAAAACACTTTTGGGAACGGCAACGCCTTCAATGGAAAGCTATTACAATGCTAAGCAGGGCAAGTATGGTCTTGTTGAGCTGACACGTCGTTATAAAGATATTCAACTTCCCGAAATAGAGATTGTTGATATAAAGGATCTTTATCGTCGAAAGATGATGACAGGTCCCTTCTCTCCGCGTCTTCTCTCTGCTGTTCGTGAGGCTTTAGGACGTGGCGAGCAAGCTATTCTGTTTCAGAATCGACGTGGTTTTGCGCCTATGGTGGAGTGTAGGCAGTGCGGATGGGTACCAAAGTGTCCAGACTGTGATGTTTCGTTGACATATCATAAGAACATGAACTACCTCTCTTGCCACTATTGTGGTTATACGATGAAGGTGCCAGAGGCTTGCCCTTGTTGTGAAAGTGAGGATATCAGAGGGCGCGGGTATGGAACGGAGAAGATTGAAGATGAAATCCGTTATATCTTTCCTGAGGCTCGTATTGCTCGTATGGACCTTGATACAACACGTACACGCAATGCCTATGAACGTTTGATTAATGACTTTTCTACAGGAAAGAGTAATCTTCTGATAGGTACGCAGATGATTTCAAAGGGACTTGACTTTGATAAGGTATCTGTCGTTGGAATCCTCAATGCTGACTCGATGTTGAATTATCCGGACTTTCGTGCATACGAACAATCGTTTATGATGATGAGTCAGGTGAGTGGACGAGCAGGCAGAAAGGGTAGGCAGGGCTTGGTAATCCTACAGACAAAGAGCCCTGAACTACCCGTTATTCAGCAGGTGGTGCGTAATGATTATCAGTCGTTTTATTCCGACTTACTTACCGAGAGACTGGAATTTCATTATCCTCCATTCTATCGACTTGTCTATGTCTATTTGAAGCATAGGGATGAAAATACGGTAAATTCGGCAGGTTTGGAATTAGGAAGTAGGCTCCGTGAAATCTTCAGTGACCGTGTATTAGGTCCTGATAAACCCGCTGTAGCTCGAGTGAAGACCTTAAACATTAGAAAGATTATGCTTAAGTTGGAGAATGGTATTGACTATTCTCGTGTTCGCCAGTATCTTCGTGGAGCCTTAGAAGCCATGTTGAAGGATAAGAGATATGGTGCTCTTCAAGTGTATTACGACGTTGATCCACTTTAG
- the gldN gene encoding gliding motility protein GldN, protein MKKIFLIVCTACLALSVSAQPAARRNQQQRQSPANTITTRAQISFPTTAPMEEDVVWRRDIYRELKLTEDANAGLYYPTEPVGSQMNLFTYIFKLMMNGPNRGGIAAYNYRMDGNEIFTDSARVKPLQFLDNYHIFYERTDHGIRLDNSDIPSGEVKGYYLKESAYYDQGTATFHRKVVALCPIMYREDDFGDGEVKYPLFWVRYDDLAPFLAKQTIMTSNLNNAATMSVDDYFTMNLYKGKIYKTTNMLGKTLAQYCPNDSAMAAEQKKIERELVAFEKTIYGDPARRDSLDSISSAKEAEKAPRKVGRSRRTSPSTSGVSRSRRSSSSGSAGGPPARVTVRRERH, encoded by the coding sequence ATGAAAAAGATATTTCTCATAGTCTGCACAGCCTGCTTGGCACTCTCTGTAAGTGCGCAGCCTGCTGCACGTCGTAATCAACAACAGCGTCAGTCGCCTGCTAATACGATTACTACACGTGCACAGATATCCTTCCCTACAACTGCTCCTATGGAGGAAGATGTTGTTTGGCGACGTGATATCTATCGTGAACTCAAACTTACCGAGGATGCTAATGCTGGATTATATTATCCTACAGAGCCTGTAGGTTCGCAGATGAATCTCTTTACTTACATCTTCAAGTTGATGATGAATGGTCCTAATCGTGGTGGTATTGCAGCCTATAACTATCGTATGGACGGCAATGAGATATTTACGGATTCTGCTCGAGTTAAGCCTTTGCAGTTTCTCGATAACTATCATATCTTCTACGAGCGCACCGATCATGGCATCCGCCTTGACAATAGTGATATCCCTTCAGGTGAGGTGAAAGGCTATTATCTCAAGGAGAGTGCCTATTATGATCAAGGAACAGCAACCTTCCATCGTAAGGTCGTAGCCCTTTGCCCGATTATGTATCGTGAAGATGATTTCGGAGATGGTGAAGTGAAATACCCTCTTTTCTGGGTGCGTTATGATGACTTAGCCCCATTCCTTGCAAAGCAAACCATCATGACCAGTAACCTAAATAATGCTGCAACGATGAGTGTAGATGATTATTTCACAATGAATCTCTATAAGGGAAAGATTTACAAGACAACCAATATGTTAGGTAAGACGCTCGCACAATACTGTCCAAATGATTCTGCAATGGCTGCAGAACAGAAGAAGATAGAGCGTGAGTTGGTTGCTTTCGAGAAGACAATCTATGGTGACCCTGCTCGTCGAGATAGCCTTGATAGTATCTCTTCGGCTAAGGAAGCTGAGAAAGCCCCAAGAAAGGTTGGACGTTCTCGTCGCACAAGTCCATCGACAAGTGGTGTTAGTCGCTCTCGTCGTTCATCTTCAAGTGGAAGTGCAGGAGGCCCTCCAGCGCGTGTAACAGTCCGCCGCGAGCGTCATTAA
- a CDS encoding cob(I)yrinic acid a,c-diamide adenosyltransferase — protein sequence MKIYTKTGDKGMTSLCDGSRLSKDDMRIEAYGALDELNANIGLLISLLQADTLKERDTFVSLIDFLVEIQEELFVIGGQLACAEIKEDERFCTQKLIKEIETNIDKLSSQLPVQHHFILPGGTLPAAQSHVCRTICRRAERRIVTLSHIAIVSPEIFKFVNRLSDYFFILSRYLNNDSSLSEKIWKNTCR from the coding sequence ATGAAGATATATACGAAGACAGGTGACAAGGGTATGACCTCCTTATGTGATGGTAGTCGCTTATCGAAAGATGATATGCGTATAGAAGCATATGGAGCATTAGACGAATTAAATGCGAATATAGGTTTACTTATCTCGTTACTGCAAGCAGATACCTTAAAAGAAAGAGATACTTTTGTCAGCTTAATTGATTTTTTGGTGGAAATTCAAGAAGAACTCTTTGTAATTGGTGGGCAACTCGCTTGTGCAGAGATAAAGGAAGACGAGCGTTTTTGCACACAAAAACTTATTAAGGAGATAGAAACAAATATCGATAAACTCTCATCCCAACTCCCTGTACAGCATCATTTTATTCTACCAGGAGGAACTCTACCAGCTGCTCAAAGTCATGTTTGTCGTACAATCTGTCGCCGTGCAGAACGTCGAATTGTAACACTATCCCATATCGCAATAGTTTCACCTGAAATCTTTAAGTTTGTCAACAGATTATCAGATTATTTCTTCATTTTGTCACGTTATTTGAATAATGATAGTAGTTTAAGTGAAAAAATATGGAAAAATACTTGCAGATAA